Proteins from a genomic interval of Equus quagga isolate Etosha38 chromosome 11, UCLA_HA_Equagga_1.0, whole genome shotgun sequence:
- the GLOD4 gene encoding glyoxalase domain-containing protein 4 translates to MVMATRRALHFVFKVGNRFQTARFYRDVLGMKILRHEEFEEGCKATCNGPYDGKWSKTMVGFGPEDDHFVAELTYNYGIGDYKLGNDFLGITLASSQAVSNARKLEWPLSEVAEGVFETEAPGGYKFYLQNRSPPQSDPVLKVTLAVSDLQKSLNYWSNLLGMKIYEKDEEKQKALLGYADNQCKLELQAIQGAVDHAAAFGRIAFSCPQKELPDLEDLMKRENQKILTPLVSLDTPGKATVQVVILADPDGHEICFVGDEAFRELSKMDPEGSKLLNDAMAADKSDEWFAKRNKPKASG, encoded by the exons ATGGTCATGGCGACTCGGCGGGCTCTGCACTTCGTGTTTAAAGTGGGAAACCGCTTCCAGACGGCGCGTTTCTATCGTGATGTCCTGGGAATGAAG ATTCTGCGGCATGAGGAATTTGAAGAAGGCTGCAAAGCTACCTGTAATGG gcCTTATGATGGCAAATGGAGTAAAACAATGGTGGGATTTGGACCTGAGGATGATCATTTTGTTGCAGAACTGACTTACAATTATGGCATCGGAGACTACAAGCTTGGCAATGACTTCTTG GGTATCACACTCGCTTCTAGCCAGGCTGTCAGCAATGCCAGGAAGCTGGAGTGGCCACTCAGTGAAGTTGCAGAAGGTGTTTttgaaactgaggccccaggaggaTATAAGTTCTATTTGCAGAATCGCAGTCCACCTCAGTCAG ATCCTGTATTAAAAGTAACTCTGGCAGTGTCTGATCTTCAGAAGTCCTTGAACTACTGGTCTAATCTACTGGGaatgaaaatttatgaaaaagatgaagagaaacaaaaggctTTGCTGGGCTATGCTGATAACCAG TGTAAGCTGGAGCTCCAGGCCATCCAGGGTGCAGTTGATCATGCAGCAGCTTTTGGAAGAATTGCCTTTTCTTGCCCCCAAAAAGAG TTACCGGACTTAGAAGACTTGATGAAAAGGGAGAACCAAAAGATCCTGACTCCCCTGGTGAGTCTGGATACCCCAGGGAAAGCCACGGTTCAAGTGGTCATCCTGGCTGACCCT GATGGACATGAAATTTGCTTTGTGGGGGATGAAGCATTTCGAGAACTTTCTAAGATGGATCCAGAGGGAAGCAAATTGTTGAATGAT GCAATGGCAGCAGATAAAAGTGATGAATGGTTTGCTAAACGAAATAAACCAAAGGCTTCAGGTTAA
- the MRM3 gene encoding rRNA methyltransferase 3, mitochondrial, whose product MATLVKGLGQATRPLLPVVQSWDRDARRWVRALRRSPVKVVFPSGEVVERKPSPGKQPRKGVFEAGRHEQRLKQPLPVPPSQTPSTWEESGLRYDKALPGDKRLSSVMTIVKSRPFREKQGKILLEGRRLIADALKAGAVPKVFFFSRLDYIKELPTDKLKGVSLIKVKFEDIKDWSDLVTPQGIMGIFAKPDHVKMTYPETQLRHSLPLLLICDNLRDPGNLGTILRSAAGAGCSKVLLTKGCVDAWEPKVLRAGMGAHFQVPIINNLDWETVPNYLPTDTRVYVADNCGLYAQAQTSNKASDHGWVCDRQLSKLHKYEEEVDLETGASKGWLPELEVQSYDLDWTEAPAAVVIGGETHGVSLESLQLAENTGGKRLVIPVVPGVDSLNSAMAASILLFEGKRQLRVRAEHWSRDRSSY is encoded by the exons ATGGCGACGCTGGTGAAGGGCCTGGGGCAGGCCACGCGACCGTTGTTACCGGTGGTTCAGAGTTGGGACCGTGACGCTCGGCGCTGGGTGCGGGCACTGCGGCGGAGCCCCGTGAAAGTGGTGTTTCCATCGGGAGAGGTGGTGGAACGGAAGCCCAGTCCTGGGAAGCAGCCCCGGAAAGGGGTGTTTGAGGCCGGTCGCCACGAGCAGCGACTGAAGCAGCCGCTTCCTGTGCCCCCATCCCAGACGCCCAGCACCTGGGAAGAGTCCGGGCTTCGCTATGACAAGGCTTTACCAGGGGACAAAAGGCTGAG CAGTGTAATGACAATCGTTAAGTCCAGGCCATTTCGGGAAAAGCAAGGGAAGATCTTGCTGGAAGGTCGCAGATTGATTGCAGACGCTCTCAAGGCTGGTGCTGTGccaaaagttttcttctttagccGTCTGGACTACATAAAGGAGCTGCCCACTGATAAGCTGAAAGGTGTCAGCCTCATTAAGGTGAAATTTGAGGACATCAAGGATTGGTCTGATCTAGTAACACCACAAGGAATAATGG GGATTTTTGCCAAACCTGACCATGTTAAGATGACATACCCAGAGACTCAGCTTCGCCATTCACTACCCTTATTGTTGATTTGTGACAATCTCCGTGACCCTGGGAACCTGGGGACGATTCTGAGATCTGCTGCTGGGGCAGGCTGCAGCAAAGTATTACTCACCAAGG gGTGTGTGGATGCCTGGGAGCCCAAAGTGCTGCGCGCAGGTATGGGTGCGCATTTCCAGGTGCCCATCATCAACAATCTGGACTGGGAAACAGTACCCAACTACCTGCCCACCGACACCCGGGTCTACGTGGCTGACAACTGTGGTCTTTATGCCCAGGCCCAGACATCTAATAAAGCCAGTGACCATGGCTGGGTATGTGACCGACAGCTCTCGAAGCTTCACAAGTATGAGGAAGAGGTGGATCTAGAAACTGGAGCCAGTAAAGGCTGGCTCCCTGAACTTGAGGTCCAGAGTTATGACTTGGACTGGACAGAGGCACCAGCAGCTGTGGTGATAGGTGGGGAGACCCACGGTGTGAGCCTGGAGTCCCTGCAATTGGCCGAGAACACTGGGGGCAAGAGGCTGGTGATTCCCGTCGTGCCTGGTGTGGACAGCCTAAACTCAGCCATGGCTGCAAGCATCCTGCTCTTTGAAGGGAAAAGACAACTGCGGGTAAGGGCGGAACACTGGAGCAGGGACAGGAGTTCCTACTGA
- the LOC124246459 gene encoding diazepam-binding inhibitor-like 5, translated as MCQVEFELACAAIKQLKGPVSDQEKLLVYSFYKQATQGDCNIPAPPATDVKAKAKWDAWNDKKGISKMDAMRIYVAKVEELKKNDTG; from the coding sequence ATGTGCCAGGTGGAGTTTGAGCTGGCCTGTGCTGCTATCAAGCAGTTGAAGGGACCTGTGAGCGATCAGGAGAAACTGTTGGTGTACAGCTTCTACAAACAGGCTACCCAGGGCGACTGCAACATCCCGGCCCCGCCCGCCACAGACGTGAAAGCCAAGGCCAAGTGGGACGCGTGGAACGACAAGAAAGGGATATCCAAGATGGACGCCATGAGGATCTATGTTGCCAAAGTggaagaactgaagaaaaatgatactGGTTAA